The Borrelia sp. RT5S genome window below encodes:
- a CDS encoding plasmid maintenance protein: MIIQKAYFFKSTTKGIKTLLTRIIKNSFEADTHEKALTINHIKSLVVRTYKRIERVYKICWAIERKNTEYFASGRLAHYSAGDIHRMVNASLVKDGLKPAARSTLRGDIKALKDLGLIRAVIQPLGEGNGGFAFYVINWKLWRNFKTIIKKHHEDKLIDTLAGVRIKGVFEDKIDAVSFDDVDDYEQIEQYAAASFKQNEEEMVLNASPQNSTIIPKGIISLTNTKNSKNSILKKHREEGSANKAGVVFEGIGTCEGKDKTDRIETSDEKAQGGVTSKSAGKACSKASSFKSNEDRQESLHAKAPPRRAAARVASAYKRSYEEHMECKLENKYKIDRHTLATIRRCSNNVATHRNALRNLEASLIYASDYAVEDVAGYYTKQFTQVYSNKVWMLNPNTDKTNDFYKVWGSFMDKYTNKYKQQELLGRVVCSDGYGNLRELDSSGRFKESTVRPLGGLLDKFRQDISINEEVVS, encoded by the coding sequence ATGATAATTCAAAAAGCCTACTTTTTCAAGTCTACCACCAAAGGGATCAAGACACTACTTACTAGGATCATTAAGAATAGCTTTGAAGCTGACACCCATGAAAAAGCACTCACGATTAACCACATAAAATCACTCGTGGTGCGCACATACAAGCGAATCGAACGGGTGTATAAAATATGTTGGGCTATTGAGCGAAAGAATACAGAATATTTTGCCTCAGGCAGGCTTGCACACTACTCAGCAGGTGACATACACAGAATGGTTAATGCCTCCCTTGTCAAGGACGGCCTTAAACCTGCTGCAAGAAGTACACTCAGAGGCGATATTAAGGCATTGAAGGATTTGGGGCTCATTAGGGCTGTAATTCAACCTCTAGGTGAGGGCAATGGTGGCTTTGCCTTTTACGTAATCAATTGGAAACTATGGAGAAACTTTAAAACAATTATTAAGAAGCACCATGAAGACAAACTAATTGACACACTGGCTGGTGTTAGAATTAAGGGTGTTTTTGAAGATAAAATTGATGCTGTCTCTTTTGATGATGTTGATGACTATGAACAAATTGAACAATATGCCGCTGCTTCCTTTAAACAAAACGAAGAAGAAATGGTGTTAAATGCCTCCCCTCAAAATAGCACCATTATACCTAAAGGTATAATAAGCTTAACTAATACTAAGAATTCTAAGAATTCGATTTTAAAAAAACATAGGGAGGAGGGAAGTGCTAATAAAGCAGGGGTCGTTTTTGAAGGCATCGGGACTTGCGAGGGGAAGGACAAAACCGACAGAATAGAAACTAGCGATGAGAAGGCACAGGGGGGGGTTACCAGCAAATCGGCTGGGAAGGCATGTTCGAAAGCTAGTAGCTTTAAGAGCAATGAGGATAGGCAGGAGAGTTTGCATGCAAAAGCGCCGCCGCGCCGCGCCGCCGCCCGCGTTGCCTCGGCGTACAAGAGGAGCTATGAGGAGCACATGGAGTGTAAACTAGAGAATAAATACAAAATTGACAGGCACACTTTGGCTACAATACGGCGGTGTAGCAATAATGTCGCCACGCATAGGAATGCCTTGCGTAATTTGGAGGCAAGCCTAATTTATGCTAGTGATTATGCTGTAGAAGACGTGGCTGGATACTATACAAAGCAGTTTACGCAGGTTTACAGCAATAAGGTTTGGATGTTAAATCCTAACACGGACAAGACTAATGATTTTTACAAGGTTTGGGGGTCGTTCATGGATAAGTACACGAATAAGTACAAGCAACAGGAGCTTTTAGGCAGGGTTGTTTGCTCGGATGGGTATGGCAACCTGCGTGAGCTTGACTCTAGTGGTAGGTTTAAGGAATCAACTGTAAGGCCTTTGGGTGGGCTTTTGGATAAATTTAGGCAAGATATTAGCATTAACGAGGAGGTGGTGTCATGA